A part of Pectinophora gossypiella chromosome Z, ilPecGoss1.1, whole genome shotgun sequence genomic DNA contains:
- the LOC126380523 gene encoding protein ABHD13, protein MYHILRVILYRLWVVSTLTLFSSVIVFWFYGFLTAFAVFFCGISGILYHAQDLLLYYPNDPPDSRVFVLQPSNYKLPYESIKINNKDGLKIHMFLIKQANNSNHKPTMIFFHGNAGNMGQRLSNVSGFYHKLSINILMVEYRGYGLSEGSPSECGLYVDAQSALDYLLQRTDIDRSKIIVFGRSLGGAVAIDLASRLEYRNKIWALVVENTFTSIPDMAQIILKWKCLLWLPYFCHKNKYMSSKKIGTVLTPTLVVCGSNDALVPPAMAKELYVRCGAICKKIVVMPGGGHDDTWTCRDYYSTIQQFLVNVPPIPDAIGPFFDDDLKNPSVRHTIVHEV, encoded by the exons ATGTATCATATACTACGTGTGATACTTTATCGGCTATGGGTCGTGTCTACTCTCACACTGTTTTCCAGTGTAATCGTATTTTGGTTTTATGGATTCCTAACAGCCTTCGCGGTTTTCTTCTGCGGAATATCAG GCATCCTATACCATGCACAAGACCTTTTGCTGTATTACCCAAATGATCCACCAGATTCAAGAGTGTTTGTTCTTCAGCCAAGTAACTATAAATTGCCTTATGAAAGcattaaaattaacaacaaaGATGGCCTCAAAATCCATATGTTTCTAATAAAACAAGCCAACAATAGTAATCATAAACCAACAATGATATTTTTCCATGGAAATGCTGGCAATATGGGACAAAG GTTGTCCAATGTGTCTGGATTCTATCACAAACTGAGCATTAATATTCTAATGGTGGAATACCGAGGTTATGGCTTATCAGAGGGCTCTCCTTCAGAATGTGGGCTATATGTTGACGCACAATCAGCTTTGGACTATCTTTTACAGAGAACTGATATTGATCGTTCCAAAATAATAGTATTTGGGAGATCATTGG GTGGTGCAGTAGCAATAGATTTAGCTTCCAGATTGGAATATAGGAACAAGATATGGGCATTGGTTGTGGAGAATACTTTCACCAGCATACCTGACATGGCACAAATAATACTGAAGTGGAAATGCTTGCTGTGGTTGCCCTACTTCTGTCATAAAAACAAG tacATGTCTTCGAAGAAAATAGGGACAGTCTTGACACCAACATTAGTTGTATGTGGATCTAATGATGCATTGGTTCCCCCGGCAATGGCAAAGGAACTCTACGTGAGGTGCGGCGCCATCTGCAAGAAGATCGTAGTGATGCCTGGCGGAGGCCACGACGACACCTGGACCTGCCGCGACTACTACTCCACCATCCAACAGTTCTTGGTCAATGTTCCCCCCATTCCAGATGCTATAGGCCCATTCTTTGACGATGATCTTAAAAACCCATCCGTTAGGCATACCATTGTACATGAAGTCTAG